A genomic region of Friedmanniella luteola contains the following coding sequences:
- a CDS encoding isoaspartyl peptidase/L-asparaginase, with product MTDPVVIGSERSEIGLPAAMDVLRAGGSALDAVEVALRACEDNLADHYVGTAGLPNARGVVELDASVMVGSSRAFGAVAALQDYPHPISVARAVMERLPQHCLLVGEGAATFAAECGFETAELLTEESRRLFREALQLEQNVEGERTAGQEGDQAYRLAALDLVQRFAPHDGPWGTINVLALDASGELVVGVSTSGYPWKYPGRVGDSALPGAGNWCDLRSGGAACTGRGELSLRAGTARTVVEALGRGADVTQACRAALADAATLPDPFRAELRVLALTPDGRHGAAAGSAGATYAVMTTGSCGPEIHPRSVL from the coding sequence GTGACCGACCCCGTCGTCATCGGGTCCGAGCGGAGCGAGATCGGCCTGCCCGCGGCCATGGACGTGCTCCGCGCCGGCGGGTCGGCGCTCGACGCCGTCGAGGTGGCCCTCCGGGCGTGCGAGGACAACCTCGCCGACCACTACGTGGGGACGGCCGGGCTGCCGAACGCTCGCGGGGTCGTCGAGCTGGACGCCTCGGTGATGGTCGGTTCCAGCCGCGCGTTCGGCGCCGTCGCCGCCCTGCAGGACTACCCGCACCCGATCTCGGTCGCCCGCGCGGTGATGGAGCGGCTGCCCCAGCACTGCCTGCTGGTGGGCGAGGGGGCGGCGACCTTCGCCGCCGAGTGCGGCTTCGAGACCGCCGAGCTGCTGACGGAGGAGTCCCGGCGGCTCTTCCGCGAGGCTCTGCAGCTCGAGCAGAACGTCGAGGGGGAGCGGACCGCCGGGCAGGAGGGCGACCAGGCCTACCGGCTCGCCGCCCTGGACCTGGTGCAGCGCTTCGCCCCGCACGACGGCCCGTGGGGCACGATCAACGTCCTCGCGCTGGACGCGAGCGGGGAGCTGGTGGTGGGCGTCTCCACCAGCGGCTACCCCTGGAAGTACCCGGGCCGGGTCGGCGACTCGGCCCTGCCCGGCGCCGGCAACTGGTGCGACCTGCGATCCGGCGGTGCGGCCTGCACCGGCCGCGGTGAGCTGAGCCTGCGCGCCGGGACGGCCCGCACCGTCGTCGAGGCCCTCGGCCGCGGCGCGGACGTCACCCAGGCCTGCCGCGCGGCCCTGGCCGACGCCGCCACCCTGCCGGACCCCTTCCGGGCCGAGCTGCGCGTGCTGGCCCTCACCCCCGACGGCCGGCACGGGGCCGCGGCCGGCTCGGCCGGGGCCACCTACGCCGTCATGACCACCGGGTCGTGCGGACCTGAGATCCACCCGAGGAGCGTGCTGTGA
- a CDS encoding M55 family metallopeptidase: MKVFLSSDMEGTAGVVDWSQCLGPGPEYQYYRRLLQDEVNAAIEGALSAGATEFLVNDSHSTMQNLRPDELLGNARYLSGRHKPLYMMQGLDASFDAVFFVSYHGSMASEASTLSHTYNPRAIARVLLNGVEVGESGINALVAQGHGVPVVLVTGDDTTAEEAARVSPGLHTAVVKHSVTRFAAESLHPTEAKALIRDAAAAAIAGLADAVPPQIALPATLEILFQNGDFAEMATWVAGVERVDARTVQVTGDDPVRLFRTFVTIVMLTRSIVES, from the coding sequence GTGAAGGTCTTCTTGTCCTCCGACATGGAGGGCACCGCCGGTGTCGTCGACTGGAGCCAGTGCCTCGGTCCCGGCCCCGAGTACCAGTACTACCGGCGGCTGCTGCAGGACGAGGTCAACGCGGCCATCGAGGGCGCGCTCTCGGCCGGGGCGACCGAGTTCCTGGTCAACGACTCCCACTCGACGATGCAGAACCTGCGGCCGGACGAGCTGCTGGGCAACGCCCGCTACCTGTCCGGACGGCACAAGCCGCTGTACATGATGCAGGGGCTCGACGCGAGCTTCGACGCCGTCTTCTTCGTCAGCTACCACGGCTCGATGGCCAGCGAGGCCTCGACGCTCTCCCACACCTACAACCCGCGCGCCATCGCCCGCGTGCTGCTGAACGGGGTGGAGGTGGGGGAGTCGGGCATCAACGCCCTCGTCGCCCAGGGCCACGGGGTGCCGGTGGTGCTGGTCACCGGCGACGACACCACGGCCGAGGAGGCCGCCCGGGTCAGCCCCGGCCTGCACACCGCCGTCGTGAAGCACTCCGTGACCCGGTTCGCGGCCGAGTCGCTGCACCCGACCGAGGCGAAGGCGCTGATCCGGGACGCCGCCGCCGCGGCCATCGCCGGTCTCGCCGATGCCGTCCCGCCGCAGATCGCCCTGCCCGCCACGCTGGAGATCCTGTTCCAGAACGGCGACTTCGCCGAGATGGCCACCTGGGTGGCCGGGGTGGAGCGGGTGGACGCCCGCACCGTCCAGGTCACCGGCGACGACCCCGTCCGGCTGTTCCGGACGTTCGTCACCATCGTCATGCTGACCCGCTCGATCGTCGAGTCGTGA
- a CDS encoding ABC transporter permease, producing MSAAILTARSRRATLTAPLRLNRTLTAGLVLLTLIVLAAVCAPLLTSWDPIQQDLTKSLLPPGDGHLLGTDQLGRDVFARLLYGARVDLRVGALAVLFPFLIGTTLGLLAGWFGGWFDLVLMRVVDMVVAFPFFVLVIALVFALGSGTSSIYIAITLVGWVAYARIVRGEVLVAKEQEYALAARASGLPTWRILLRHLLPNVMLQAFVFAMSDVVLCILAIVTLGYLGLGVPPPTPDWGSMIQEGQAFILTKWYLAAVPGLAVVVTGLSLALIADGFVQRSGR from the coding sequence ATGAGCGCCGCGATCCTGACCGCCCGCTCGCGGCGGGCCACCCTCACCGCGCCCCTGCGGCTCAACCGGACGCTGACCGCCGGCCTGGTGCTGCTGACCCTCATCGTCCTCGCGGCGGTCTGCGCGCCCCTGCTGACCAGCTGGGACCCGATCCAGCAGGACCTGACGAAGTCGCTGCTGCCGCCCGGCGACGGGCACCTGCTCGGCACCGACCAGCTGGGTCGCGACGTGTTCGCCCGGCTGCTGTACGGAGCCCGCGTCGACCTGCGGGTCGGGGCGCTGGCCGTCCTGTTCCCGTTCCTCATCGGCACCACCCTGGGGCTGCTGGCCGGCTGGTTCGGCGGCTGGTTCGACCTGGTGCTGATGCGCGTCGTCGACATGGTCGTGGCCTTCCCATTCTTCGTGCTGGTCATCGCCCTCGTCTTCGCACTCGGCTCGGGCACCTCGAGCATCTACATCGCGATCACCCTCGTCGGCTGGGTGGCCTACGCCCGGATCGTCCGGGGTGAGGTGCTGGTGGCCAAGGAGCAGGAGTACGCGCTGGCCGCGCGGGCCAGCGGCCTGCCGACCTGGCGCATCCTGCTGCGCCACCTGCTGCCGAACGTGATGCTGCAGGCGTTCGTCTTCGCGATGAGCGACGTCGTGCTCTGCATCCTGGCCATCGTCACGCTCGGCTACCTGGGGCTCGGGGTGCCGCCGCCCACCCCCGACTGGGGCTCGATGATCCAGGAGGGGCAGGCCTTCATCCTGACCAAGTGGTACCTGGCCGCGGTGCCGGGGCTGGCCGTCGTCGTCACCGGGCTGTCGCTCGCGCTGATCGCGGACGGCTTCGTGCAGAGGAGCGGACGATGA
- a CDS encoding ABC transporter permease, with protein sequence MRHLVYVLRRLVAMVPVLFGISLIVFFMIHLVPGDPARTLLGVRATDESVAALHREFGLDQPIWQQYLDFLGRLLHGDLGRSFFYDADVSELVAGRLPATLWLLVAATLIALAISVPLAVLAASRRGSAADQLIRALPLIGLGMPAFWVGIMLVLLFGLKIKAFPVAGFGTTPAQHVSSIVLPGLTVALALTPILIRSLRTSMIGVLDSDYVVTARAKGLSHRRVIIGHTLRNASVSSITVLGVNIAYLVGSTLVVERVFALPGMGTLMLDSIFNRDFPVVQGVTLVFAIMVVIINLLTDVAHGVLDPRVELG encoded by the coding sequence ATGAGGCACCTGGTCTACGTCCTCCGGCGCCTGGTGGCGATGGTGCCCGTCCTGTTCGGCATCTCGCTGATCGTGTTCTTCATGATCCACCTGGTGCCGGGGGACCCGGCCCGGACGCTGCTCGGCGTCCGCGCCACCGACGAGTCCGTGGCCGCGCTGCACCGTGAGTTCGGCCTGGACCAGCCCATCTGGCAGCAGTACCTGGACTTCCTCGGCCGGCTCCTGCACGGAGACCTCGGACGCTCGTTCTTCTACGACGCCGACGTCAGCGAGCTGGTCGCCGGCCGGCTGCCGGCCACCCTCTGGCTGCTGGTCGCGGCCACCCTGATCGCGCTGGCGATCAGCGTGCCGCTGGCCGTGCTGGCCGCCAGCCGGCGGGGCAGCGCGGCCGACCAGCTGATCCGGGCCCTCCCGCTGATCGGGCTCGGCATGCCGGCCTTCTGGGTCGGGATCATGCTCGTGCTGCTGTTCGGGCTCAAGATCAAGGCCTTCCCCGTCGCGGGCTTCGGCACCACGCCGGCCCAGCACGTCAGCTCCATCGTGCTGCCCGGCCTGACGGTGGCCCTGGCCCTGACCCCGATCCTCATCCGGAGCCTGCGGACGTCCATGATCGGCGTCCTCGACAGCGACTACGTCGTCACGGCCCGGGCGAAGGGGCTCAGCCACCGGCGGGTGATCATCGGGCACACGCTCCGCAACGCGTCCGTGTCCTCGATCACCGTGCTGGGCGTCAACATCGCCTACCTGGTGGGGAGCACCCTCGTCGTCGAGCGGGTGTTCGCGCTGCCCGGCATGGGCACGCTCATGCTCGACTCGATCTTCAACCGGGACTTCCCGGTGGTGCAGGGGGTCACGCTCGTGTTCGCGATCATGGTCGTGATCATCAACCTGCTGACCGACGTCGCGCACGGCGTCCTGGACCCGCGGGTGGAGCTCGGATGA
- a CDS encoding ABC transporter ATP-binding protein, with translation MTAPPSGEWTMTAPPSGEWTTMSAPTPASGRPLLELHDVDVEIPLPDGTLHAVRQVSLTATAGRSVGLVGESGSGKSLTLRAAMDLLPSPARVTGGSIVVDGVDVTGLAPAKRRERLSSVMAMIFQDSLTALNPTMRVGDQVAEVPRRRLGMSRSTAHARAVDLLSQVGIRDPESRYRAFPHELSGGMRQRVCIAIALSAEPGLILADEPTTALDVTIQAQVLGVLEGLRRERGVGLVLVTHDLAVVSGTCEELNVMYAGRIVEHGATSVLLDSPRHPYTAALLRSVPDPDQPVHRLLTIPGQPPDLLQEIVGCSFAPRCPARVDRCTTVAPPLVVVGSGHDSACCRADEAEDWPGVLGEVAAEGVRA, from the coding sequence ATGACGGCTCCGCCGTCGGGGGAGTGGACGATGACGGCCCCGCCGTCGGGGGAGTGGACGACCATGAGCGCACCGACGCCGGCCTCGGGCCGACCGCTGCTGGAGCTGCACGACGTCGACGTGGAGATCCCCCTGCCCGACGGCACGCTGCACGCCGTCCGGCAGGTGTCCCTGACGGCCACGGCCGGCCGGTCGGTGGGCCTGGTGGGGGAGTCGGGGTCGGGCAAGAGCCTCACCCTGCGCGCGGCCATGGACCTGCTGCCGAGCCCGGCCCGGGTGACCGGCGGCAGCATCGTCGTGGACGGCGTGGACGTCACCGGGCTGGCCCCGGCCAAGCGGCGCGAACGGCTGTCCTCGGTGATGGCGATGATCTTCCAGGACTCGCTCACCGCGCTGAACCCGACGATGCGGGTCGGCGACCAGGTGGCCGAGGTGCCGCGCCGCCGGCTGGGGATGAGCCGCTCGACGGCGCACGCCCGGGCCGTCGACCTGCTGTCCCAGGTGGGCATCCGTGACCCCGAGAGCCGCTACCGGGCCTTCCCGCACGAGCTGTCGGGCGGCATGCGGCAGCGCGTCTGCATCGCCATCGCGCTGTCGGCCGAGCCCGGGCTGATCCTGGCCGACGAGCCCACCACGGCGCTCGACGTCACCATCCAGGCGCAGGTGCTGGGCGTGCTCGAGGGGCTGCGGCGGGAGCGCGGCGTCGGCCTCGTGCTCGTCACCCACGACCTGGCCGTGGTGAGCGGCACCTGCGAGGAGCTGAACGTGATGTACGCCGGCCGGATCGTGGAGCACGGCGCGACGTCGGTCCTGCTGGACTCCCCGCGGCACCCCTACACCGCGGCGCTGCTGCGCTCGGTGCCCGACCCGGACCAGCCGGTGCACCGGCTGCTGACCATCCCCGGTCAGCCCCCGGACCTGCTGCAGGAGATCGTCGGCTGCTCCTTCGCGCCGCGCTGCCCCGCCCGGGTGGACCGGTGCACGACCGTCGCGCCACCCCTGGTGGTGGTCGGCAGCGGGCACGACAGCGCCTGCTGCCGGGCCGACGAGGCCGAGGACTGGCCCGGTGTCCTCGGCGAGGTCGCCGCCGAGGGGGTGCGGGCGTGA
- a CDS encoding ATP-binding cassette domain-containing protein has protein sequence MSASTRALRQAQGAEGRAQGAAGRAQGAEGQVRGAESQGAEPGEELLAVEGLVQHFSRRGGVWAKLTRGAPAVVKAVDGVDLAVHRGETVGLVGESGCGKSTLSRCAAGLYVPTAGTVRYAGQPLHGAPSREQRRLVQMVFQDPYSSLNPRMTVGQTLAEVLRYHRVVPRDQVGARVRELVDLVGLPARALDQLPRSFSGGQRQRIGIARALALDPKVLIADEPVSALDVSVQANIINLLLDLKETLGLSMLFVSHNMAVVRQISDRVAVMHDGVVVEEGATADVFAHPADPYTQLLLSSVPRLATQQIPAVEAGLR, from the coding sequence GTGAGCGCGTCGACGCGGGCCCTTCGACAGGCTCAGGGCGCAGAGGGACGGGCTCAGGGCGCGGCGGGACGGGCTCAGGGCGCGGAGGGGCAGGTCCGGGGCGCGGAGTCGCAGGGCGCGGAGCCCGGCGAGGAGCTGCTGGCCGTCGAGGGGCTGGTCCAGCACTTCAGCCGGCGCGGCGGGGTGTGGGCCAAGCTGACCCGCGGGGCGCCGGCCGTGGTCAAGGCGGTCGACGGGGTGGACCTCGCCGTCCACCGCGGCGAGACGGTCGGCCTGGTGGGGGAGTCGGGCTGCGGCAAGTCGACGTTGAGCCGCTGCGCGGCGGGGCTCTACGTGCCGACGGCGGGCACCGTGCGCTACGCCGGTCAACCGCTGCACGGGGCACCCAGCCGGGAGCAGCGGCGGCTGGTGCAGATGGTGTTCCAGGACCCCTACAGCTCGCTGAACCCGCGGATGACCGTCGGCCAGACGCTGGCGGAGGTGCTGCGCTACCACCGGGTCGTGCCCCGCGACCAGGTCGGCGCCCGGGTCCGCGAGCTGGTCGACCTGGTCGGCCTGCCCGCCCGGGCGCTCGACCAGCTGCCCCGCTCGTTCTCCGGCGGGCAGCGGCAGCGGATCGGGATCGCGCGCGCGCTGGCGCTGGACCCGAAGGTGCTGATCGCCGACGAGCCCGTCTCGGCGCTGGACGTCTCCGTGCAGGCCAACATCATCAACCTGCTGCTGGACCTGAAGGAGACCCTCGGGCTGTCCATGCTCTTCGTCTCGCACAACATGGCCGTGGTCCGGCAGATCAGCGACCGGGTCGCCGTCATGCACGACGGCGTCGTGGTGGAGGAGGGCGCCACCGCGGACGTGTTCGCCCACCCGGCCGACCCCTACACCCAGCTGCTGCTGTCCTCGGTGCCCCGGCTGGCCACCCAGCAGATCCCCGCCGTCGAGGCGGGGCTGCGGTGA